The following are from one region of the Littorina saxatilis isolate snail1 linkage group LG2, US_GU_Lsax_2.0, whole genome shotgun sequence genome:
- the LOC138958454 gene encoding hornerin-like isoform X1, with product MTVRGEGCMEDSHQHHQHHCAGHGHTAQTEHTHQHTDQHGHDHQQTAITSSSGRPAATGQDSHASKRTSGVLKGLRSASEQSEVDSENQQDHNQGAKVTETDDELPLGSEANSLGQAQHGDSDGVLLRPPVDKRLLSLRQAGGAGGGGSGQLLHSGWTSFNSDVSNLTSGSANSHSSVEWLLQGRQADPEQVLFNLGFGGTGSGRSYTDNCSMYSRVPERFLQRQESEAAQDEDGTQEGAPAAEGASRRNPSRAAAAWSRARSVSSAMLSIKLLSSLQQSSNPLALFQSMGPSSLPPGSLTGSSPSLTPPGHPRSVLHPDNQRALAKQGFYGDNLPEGIEPRDLHLPHARREDDGKYQERGHSAEDRRKQYHKTRSKRRNTVESGDEGGDLRSQDSLMKSVDFSTTTESTDSGELSTSVPTTPGDVFLDRAPSPSIMGLNAGGAGPSFPLERLLDVDEQYLPDKGFASHAGGLSRSRQKLTEKYNADLDNDANYFVSPPGSRQPTVEKAATLTDAQAYNLEHELDHAGGGGSGGESGSNGGGSRVSRTDSGDAHTSRTGNLNFDLKTKSVTIVVSDDGRTQRVAAPGSFQRGCSLSGPTTGGGSSRNGNGDTKSRGGGMSFLSIVNAPVDRMSDSGSDHTLVDQHSSSSGSPRPLAGSESPGFPGSPNPGSESRLSSQSEQKAESTCQLQQGPVLFVYHKNSRDARSSPRDENDNLPDSLAAKGENVHQHHKHQHNIDDDLPRMSSIQSDSSGFGDAEVTGDAALEMSSLKVSNLGSSCESSTTMASTGTVMGNGNNSDNHFNNSFNGSTETATAHTTVHTQQGSFNTHRKRSQSTENLRSDSPSAHSESGRRFVTTCYIPNLSTRGAAGSSAHRAPVRTSTSYYQSQPSLVPTSSTSSSGRQVRTQISMVFREKDRSGRGFVEQRKNETPLSEELALASIPGGAAQASSTPRYASHHTVFSVPKLSLRKPTLDSSSVDGSRGSGDELEHDDRALSYSSWSRELPMSLPRGGGGVPRHHHRYYPGVEGEVGDGGSGASIEGSSVYSCASTTDSIASGGSTELLDCQKLIRLINQPTLFKGQKAHLVHYRPKRHLRDWPALLKKKKLQEETRLAQYAMQKYKAELSIMETSIMVRYQMAYEDMTPEDREDIEELQHLWAEVRRQVMETEQLLTSRMKAVAAGNDNFNSLASISVLHRMIELLKEQLFQKEVAAGDEEEDELEEEEEWEERERRRMYHRPRGFSSRYTSGSWGELPRSPRVRGRHSSSASHLSPVFTDTSFDQMRSSLLADVRSEMRTSLHTLQDDLLKRDNEIHRLQLQLMLEKRDKKPRSTQSSSSSRSLPRKRRDAKETDV from the exons agTGCTACTACGGCCGCCGGTGGACAAGCGGTTGCTGTCGCTGCGACAGGCTGGTGGGGCAGGGGGTGGAGGTAGCGGTCAACTCTTGCACTCTGGGTGGACAAGCTTCAACTCGGACGTGTCCAATCTGACCAGTGGGTCCGCCAACTCGCATAGCAG CGTCGAGTGGTTGCTGCAAGGGCGTCAGGCCGACCCAGAACAGGTGCTCTTCAACCTTGGCTTCGGCGGCACCGGCAGTGGTCGCTCCTACACAGACAACTGCTCCATGTACTCACGCGTCCCCGAACGCTTCCTGCAGAGACAGGAGAGCGAGGCAGCCCAGGATGAGGATGGAACCCAGGAGGGAGCCCCAGCAGCTGAGGGAGCCTCGCGGCGGAACCCTTCCAGAG CGGCCGCAGCCTGGTCCAGAGCACGATCTGTGTCTTCCGCCATGCTGAGTATCAAGCTCCTCTCCTCCCTGCAGCAGTCCAGCAACCCCCTCGCCCTCTTCCAGTCCATGGGACCCTCCTCACTCCCCCCTGGATCCCTCACCggctcctccccctccctcacccctcccGGCCACCCGAGGAGCGTGCTGCACCCGGACAACCAACGCGCGCTGGCCAAGCAGGGTTTCTATGGCGACAACCTACCCGAGGGTATCGAGCCCAGGGATCTGCATCTGCCTCATGCCAGGCGCGAAGACGATGGAAAATATCAG GAGAGGGGTCACAGTGCGGAAGACCGGCGCAAGCAGTACCACAAGACGCGGTCCAAGCGGCGCAACACGGTGGAGAGCGGGGACGAGGGGGGAGATCTGCGCAGCCAGGACTCTCTCATGAAGAGCGTCGACTTCAGCACCACCACGGAGTCCACAGACAGCGGGGAGCTCTCCACCTCCGTCCCCACCACCCCTGGGGACGTCTTCCTGGACAGGGCCCCATCACCTTCCATCATGGGCTTGAACGCGGGTGGAGCCGGACCTTCCTTTCCCTTGGAGCGCCTGTTGGACGTCGACGAGCAGTACTTACCGGACAAAGGGTTCGCTTCTCATGCCGGCGGCCTGAGCCGGTCTCGGCAGAAGCTGACTGAGAAGTACAATGCTGATCTGGACAATGACGCCAACTATTTCGTTTCTCCGCCAGGCTCCAGGCAACCTACTGTAGAGAAGGCCGCTACTCTTACGGACGCGCAGGCTTACAACCTCGAGCATGAGCTCGACCATGCAGGTGGTGGTGGTTCTGGTGGAGAAAGTGGTAGTAATGGTGGTGGTTCTCGAGTTTCGAGGACAGACAGTGGTGATGCGCACACTTCCAGGACTGGGAACCTAAACTTTGATCTCAAAACGAAAAGCGTGACGATAGTGGTTTCTGATGATGGGAGAACGCAGCGCGTGGCGGCTCCCGGCTCTTTTCAGCGAGGATGCAGTTTGAGCGGACCCACAACAGGCGGTGGTAGTAGTAGAAATGGCAACGGTGATACGAAAAGCAGAGGTGGAGGGATGAGTTTTCTCAGCATCGTCAACGCGCCGGTGGACAGAATGTCGGATTCTGGATCCGACCACACTTTGGTGGACCAGCACTCTTCAAGCTCCGGGAGTCCAAGGCCTCTCGCTGGATCCGAGAGTCCGGGCTTCCCCGGGAGCCCTAACCCTGGTTCAGAAAGCCGCTTGTCCTCTCAGAGCGAACAGAAGGCGGAGTCCACGTGTCAGCTGCAGCAAGGTCCCGTGTTGTTCGTGTACCACAAGAACAGCAGAGACGCCCGCTCATCTCCTCGTGATGAGAATGACAACCTGCCTGACTCCTTGGCTGCGAAG GGTGAAAACGTACATCAGCATCATAAACACCAGCACAATATTGATG ATGACTTGCCCCGTATGAGCAGTATTCAATCAGATAGCAGTGGTTTTGGAGACGCTGAAGTGACTGGAGATGCTGCTTTAGAAATGTCGTCGCTCAAG gtGAGTAACCTGGGCAGCAGCTGTGAGAGTAGTACCACCATGGCATCCACCGGCACTGTCATGGGCAACGGCAACAACAGCGACAACCACTTCAACAACAGTTTCAACGGCAGCACGGAAACGGCCACCGCACATACTACTGTCCACACGCAACAG GGTTCCTTCAACACCCACCGCAAACGATCCCAGTCCACGGAGAACCTGCGTTCAGACTCACCATCCGCCCACAGCGAATCAGGTCGCCGGTTTGTCACCACGTGCTACATTCCCAACCTCAGCACCAGGGGGGCGGCAGGCTCTTCCGCACACAGGGCTCCTGTCAGGACTTCCACGTCATATTACCAGTCTCAGCCATCCCTTGTCCCCACATCTTCCACCAGCAGTAGCGGAAGACAAGTCAGAACCCAGATTTCCATGGTGttcagagaaaaagacagatcAGGGAGAGGGTTTGTCGAGCAAAGAAAGAACGAGACGCCGCTGTCAGAAGAACTAGCTCTGGCCTCCATTCCAGGAGGCGCAGCTCAGGCTTCTTCTACTCCTCGTTACGCAAGCCACCACACCGTGTTTTCAGTGCCCAAACTGTCTCTGCGGAAACCCACGCTAGACTCTAGCTCTGTGGACGGGAGCAGAGGCAGCGGGGACGAGCTGGAACACGACGACAGGGCGCTGAGCTACTCTTCGTGGAGTAGGGAGCTACCCATGTCTCTGCCTCGAGGCGGAGGTGGGGTTCCACGTCATCACCATCGCTACTACCccggggtggagggggaggtggGTGACGGGGGGTCGGGGGCGTCCATAGAGGGGAGCAGCGTGTACTCCTGTGCCTCCACCACGGACAGCATCGCCAGCGGCGGCAGCACTGAGCTCTTGGACTGCCAGAAGCTCATCAGACTCATCAACCAGCCTACTTTATTTAAG GGCCAGAAGGCACACCTCGTGCACTATAGACCCAAGAGACATCTTAGAGACTGGCCAGCATTGCTGAAGAAAAAG AAGCTACAGGAGGAGACGCGGCTGGCCCAGTACGCCATGCAGAAGTACAAGGCTGAGCTGAGCATCATGGAGACGTCCATCATGGTTAGATACCAGATGGCTTACGAGGACATGACACCAGAGGATAG GGAGGACATAGAGGAGCTGCAGCACCTGTGGGCGGAGGTGCGACGTCAGGTGATGGAGACAGAGCAGTTGCTGACGTCTCGCATGAAGGCCGTTGCTGCTGGCAACGACAACTTTAACTCCTTGGCCTCCATCTCTGTCCTGCATCGG ATGATCGAGTTGCTGAAAGAACAGCTGTTCCAGAAAGAGGTAGCCGCGGGAgatgaggaggaggacgagctggaggaagaagaggagtgGGAGGAGCGAGAGAGGCGGAGGATGTACCACCGGCCAAGGGGGTTTTCCTCCCGCTATACCTCCGGTAGCTGGGGCGAGCTGCCGCGTTCCCCACGAGTGAGGGGACGCCACTCCTCCTCCGCTTCCCACCTCAGTCCCGTCTTCACTGATACATCGTTTGACCAG ATGCGAAGCTCCCTGCTAGCAGACGTTCGGAGCGAGATGAGGACCAGTTTACACACCCTGCAAGATGACTTACTT AAAAGAGACAATGAAATCCATCGTCTGCAGCTGCAGCTAATGTTGGAAAAACGAGACAAAAAGCCAAGGTCAACTCAGTCTTCGTCCTCGTCAAGGTCGTTGCCAAGGAAAAGACGTGACGCCAAAGAGACCGATGTCTGA
- the LOC138958454 gene encoding serine-rich adhesin for platelets-like isoform X2, translating into MYSRVPERFLQRQESEAAQDEDGTQEGAPAAEGASRRNPSRAAAAWSRARSVSSAMLSIKLLSSLQQSSNPLALFQSMGPSSLPPGSLTGSSPSLTPPGHPRSVLHPDNQRALAKQGFYGDNLPEGIEPRDLHLPHARREDDGKYQERGHSAEDRRKQYHKTRSKRRNTVESGDEGGDLRSQDSLMKSVDFSTTTESTDSGELSTSVPTTPGDVFLDRAPSPSIMGLNAGGAGPSFPLERLLDVDEQYLPDKGFASHAGGLSRSRQKLTEKYNADLDNDANYFVSPPGSRQPTVEKAATLTDAQAYNLEHELDHAGGGGSGGESGSNGGGSRVSRTDSGDAHTSRTGNLNFDLKTKSVTIVVSDDGRTQRVAAPGSFQRGCSLSGPTTGGGSSRNGNGDTKSRGGGMSFLSIVNAPVDRMSDSGSDHTLVDQHSSSSGSPRPLAGSESPGFPGSPNPGSESRLSSQSEQKAESTCQLQQGPVLFVYHKNSRDARSSPRDENDNLPDSLAAKGENVHQHHKHQHNIDDDLPRMSSIQSDSSGFGDAEVTGDAALEMSSLKVSNLGSSCESSTTMASTGTVMGNGNNSDNHFNNSFNGSTETATAHTTVHTQQGSFNTHRKRSQSTENLRSDSPSAHSESGRRFVTTCYIPNLSTRGAAGSSAHRAPVRTSTSYYQSQPSLVPTSSTSSSGRQVRTQISMVFREKDRSGRGFVEQRKNETPLSEELALASIPGGAAQASSTPRYASHHTVFSVPKLSLRKPTLDSSSVDGSRGSGDELEHDDRALSYSSWSRELPMSLPRGGGGVPRHHHRYYPGVEGEVGDGGSGASIEGSSVYSCASTTDSIASGGSTELLDCQKLIRLINQPTLFKGQKAHLVHYRPKRHLRDWPALLKKKKLQEETRLAQYAMQKYKAELSIMETSIMVRYQMAYEDMTPEDREDIEELQHLWAEVRRQVMETEQLLTSRMKAVAAGNDNFNSLASISVLHRMIELLKEQLFQKEVAAGDEEEDELEEEEEWEERERRRMYHRPRGFSSRYTSGSWGELPRSPRVRGRHSSSASHLSPVFTDTSFDQMRSSLLADVRSEMRTSLHTLQDDLLKRDNEIHRLQLQLMLEKRDKKPRSTQSSSSSRSLPRKRRDAKETDV; encoded by the exons ATGTACTCACGCGTCCCCGAACGCTTCCTGCAGAGACAGGAGAGCGAGGCAGCCCAGGATGAGGATGGAACCCAGGAGGGAGCCCCAGCAGCTGAGGGAGCCTCGCGGCGGAACCCTTCCAGAG CGGCCGCAGCCTGGTCCAGAGCACGATCTGTGTCTTCCGCCATGCTGAGTATCAAGCTCCTCTCCTCCCTGCAGCAGTCCAGCAACCCCCTCGCCCTCTTCCAGTCCATGGGACCCTCCTCACTCCCCCCTGGATCCCTCACCggctcctccccctccctcacccctcccGGCCACCCGAGGAGCGTGCTGCACCCGGACAACCAACGCGCGCTGGCCAAGCAGGGTTTCTATGGCGACAACCTACCCGAGGGTATCGAGCCCAGGGATCTGCATCTGCCTCATGCCAGGCGCGAAGACGATGGAAAATATCAG GAGAGGGGTCACAGTGCGGAAGACCGGCGCAAGCAGTACCACAAGACGCGGTCCAAGCGGCGCAACACGGTGGAGAGCGGGGACGAGGGGGGAGATCTGCGCAGCCAGGACTCTCTCATGAAGAGCGTCGACTTCAGCACCACCACGGAGTCCACAGACAGCGGGGAGCTCTCCACCTCCGTCCCCACCACCCCTGGGGACGTCTTCCTGGACAGGGCCCCATCACCTTCCATCATGGGCTTGAACGCGGGTGGAGCCGGACCTTCCTTTCCCTTGGAGCGCCTGTTGGACGTCGACGAGCAGTACTTACCGGACAAAGGGTTCGCTTCTCATGCCGGCGGCCTGAGCCGGTCTCGGCAGAAGCTGACTGAGAAGTACAATGCTGATCTGGACAATGACGCCAACTATTTCGTTTCTCCGCCAGGCTCCAGGCAACCTACTGTAGAGAAGGCCGCTACTCTTACGGACGCGCAGGCTTACAACCTCGAGCATGAGCTCGACCATGCAGGTGGTGGTGGTTCTGGTGGAGAAAGTGGTAGTAATGGTGGTGGTTCTCGAGTTTCGAGGACAGACAGTGGTGATGCGCACACTTCCAGGACTGGGAACCTAAACTTTGATCTCAAAACGAAAAGCGTGACGATAGTGGTTTCTGATGATGGGAGAACGCAGCGCGTGGCGGCTCCCGGCTCTTTTCAGCGAGGATGCAGTTTGAGCGGACCCACAACAGGCGGTGGTAGTAGTAGAAATGGCAACGGTGATACGAAAAGCAGAGGTGGAGGGATGAGTTTTCTCAGCATCGTCAACGCGCCGGTGGACAGAATGTCGGATTCTGGATCCGACCACACTTTGGTGGACCAGCACTCTTCAAGCTCCGGGAGTCCAAGGCCTCTCGCTGGATCCGAGAGTCCGGGCTTCCCCGGGAGCCCTAACCCTGGTTCAGAAAGCCGCTTGTCCTCTCAGAGCGAACAGAAGGCGGAGTCCACGTGTCAGCTGCAGCAAGGTCCCGTGTTGTTCGTGTACCACAAGAACAGCAGAGACGCCCGCTCATCTCCTCGTGATGAGAATGACAACCTGCCTGACTCCTTGGCTGCGAAG GGTGAAAACGTACATCAGCATCATAAACACCAGCACAATATTGATG ATGACTTGCCCCGTATGAGCAGTATTCAATCAGATAGCAGTGGTTTTGGAGACGCTGAAGTGACTGGAGATGCTGCTTTAGAAATGTCGTCGCTCAAG gtGAGTAACCTGGGCAGCAGCTGTGAGAGTAGTACCACCATGGCATCCACCGGCACTGTCATGGGCAACGGCAACAACAGCGACAACCACTTCAACAACAGTTTCAACGGCAGCACGGAAACGGCCACCGCACATACTACTGTCCACACGCAACAG GGTTCCTTCAACACCCACCGCAAACGATCCCAGTCCACGGAGAACCTGCGTTCAGACTCACCATCCGCCCACAGCGAATCAGGTCGCCGGTTTGTCACCACGTGCTACATTCCCAACCTCAGCACCAGGGGGGCGGCAGGCTCTTCCGCACACAGGGCTCCTGTCAGGACTTCCACGTCATATTACCAGTCTCAGCCATCCCTTGTCCCCACATCTTCCACCAGCAGTAGCGGAAGACAAGTCAGAACCCAGATTTCCATGGTGttcagagaaaaagacagatcAGGGAGAGGGTTTGTCGAGCAAAGAAAGAACGAGACGCCGCTGTCAGAAGAACTAGCTCTGGCCTCCATTCCAGGAGGCGCAGCTCAGGCTTCTTCTACTCCTCGTTACGCAAGCCACCACACCGTGTTTTCAGTGCCCAAACTGTCTCTGCGGAAACCCACGCTAGACTCTAGCTCTGTGGACGGGAGCAGAGGCAGCGGGGACGAGCTGGAACACGACGACAGGGCGCTGAGCTACTCTTCGTGGAGTAGGGAGCTACCCATGTCTCTGCCTCGAGGCGGAGGTGGGGTTCCACGTCATCACCATCGCTACTACCccggggtggagggggaggtggGTGACGGGGGGTCGGGGGCGTCCATAGAGGGGAGCAGCGTGTACTCCTGTGCCTCCACCACGGACAGCATCGCCAGCGGCGGCAGCACTGAGCTCTTGGACTGCCAGAAGCTCATCAGACTCATCAACCAGCCTACTTTATTTAAG GGCCAGAAGGCACACCTCGTGCACTATAGACCCAAGAGACATCTTAGAGACTGGCCAGCATTGCTGAAGAAAAAG AAGCTACAGGAGGAGACGCGGCTGGCCCAGTACGCCATGCAGAAGTACAAGGCTGAGCTGAGCATCATGGAGACGTCCATCATGGTTAGATACCAGATGGCTTACGAGGACATGACACCAGAGGATAG GGAGGACATAGAGGAGCTGCAGCACCTGTGGGCGGAGGTGCGACGTCAGGTGATGGAGACAGAGCAGTTGCTGACGTCTCGCATGAAGGCCGTTGCTGCTGGCAACGACAACTTTAACTCCTTGGCCTCCATCTCTGTCCTGCATCGG ATGATCGAGTTGCTGAAAGAACAGCTGTTCCAGAAAGAGGTAGCCGCGGGAgatgaggaggaggacgagctggaggaagaagaggagtgGGAGGAGCGAGAGAGGCGGAGGATGTACCACCGGCCAAGGGGGTTTTCCTCCCGCTATACCTCCGGTAGCTGGGGCGAGCTGCCGCGTTCCCCACGAGTGAGGGGACGCCACTCCTCCTCCGCTTCCCACCTCAGTCCCGTCTTCACTGATACATCGTTTGACCAG ATGCGAAGCTCCCTGCTAGCAGACGTTCGGAGCGAGATGAGGACCAGTTTACACACCCTGCAAGATGACTTACTT AAAAGAGACAATGAAATCCATCGTCTGCAGCTGCAGCTAATGTTGGAAAAACGAGACAAAAAGCCAAGGTCAACTCAGTCTTCGTCCTCGTCAAGGTCGTTGCCAAGGAAAAGACGTGACGCCAAAGAGACCGATGTCTGA